In the Nicotiana tabacum cultivar K326 chromosome 16, ASM71507v2, whole genome shotgun sequence genome, one interval contains:
- the LOC107801381 gene encoding peroxidase 9-like produces MASFGLGLILVIMFFLSIFQAFSASTSHFGGEYANLYPQFYQFTCPQADEIVMSVLEEAIAKDSRMAASLLRLHFHDCFVQGCDASILLDGNSEFKSEKDASPNKNSAKGFEVIDEIKAKLEHVCPHTVSCADILALVARDAVLLSGGPFWEVPLGRKDSKIADFNRANVDIPGPNSTIQNLINLFNNQGLKEEDLVSLSGGHTIGMARCVSFRQRLYNQNGDNLPDATLERNYYYGLKSICPTKGGDNNISPLDVASPVKFDNSYFKHLLNGKGLLNSDEVLFAGNVQKTTELVKNYAENEGLFFQQFAKSMVKMGNINTLNELKGEIRKNCRIVN; encoded by the exons ATGGCTTCTTTTGGACTTGGTTTGATCCTTGTAATAATGTTCTTTCTATCTATATTCCAAGCCTTTTCAGCTTCCACTTCCCATTTTGGTGGTGAATATGCTAATCTTTATCCACAATTCTACCAATTCACATGTCCTCAAGCAGATGAAATTGTCATGTCTGTTTTAGAAGAGGCCATTGCTAAAGATTCAAGAATGGCTGCTTCTCTGCTTAGACTTCATTTCCATGACTGCTTTGTCCAG GGATGTGATGCATCCATATTATTGGATGGGAATAGTGAATTCAAAAGTGAAAAGGATGCTTCACCAAACAAGAATTCTGCTAAGGGATTTGAAGTGATTGATGAGATTAAAGCTAAACTGGAACACGTTTGTCCTCACACTGTCTCCTGTGCTGACATTCTAGCCCTTGTTGCTCGTGACGCCGTCCTCCTA AGCGGTGGACCATTTTGGGAAGTGCCACTAGGAAGAAAGGACTCGAAGATAGCAGACTTCAACAGAGCAAATGTTGACATCCCTGGACCAAACTCAACAATCCAAAACCTCATAAATCTTTTCAACAATCAAGGCCTTAAGGAAGAAGATCTTGTTTCTCTTTCTG GAGGGCACACCATAGGGATGGCAAGATGTGTGTCATTTAGGCAAAGGCTATACAATCAAAATGGGGACAATTTACCAGATGCAACTCTAGAGAGAAATTACTACTATGGTTTAAAATCAATTTGTCCAACAAAGGGTGGAGACAATAACATTTCTCCTCTAGATGTTGCTTCCCCTGTCAAATTTGATAATTCATATTTCAAGCACTTGTTAAATGGCAAAGGTCTTTTGAACTCAGATGAAGTCCTTTTCGCTGGAAATGTACAAAAGACTACGGAATTGGTGAAGAATTATGCTGAAAATGAGGGACTTTTCTTCCAACAATTTGCAAAGTCTATGGTGAAAATGGGGAATATTAATACGCTGAATGAATTGAAGGGTGAAATTAGGAAGAATTGTCGCATAGTTAACTGA